The following are encoded in a window of Synergistota bacterium genomic DNA:
- the uppS gene encoding di-trans,poly-cis-decaprenylcistransferase produces MDGNGRWAQRKGLPRIAGHREGVKAVERVISACLKRDIEYLSLYAFSTENWKRPESEIRGLMTILRLYFLVKLRKLKWAGVRIRVAGRWWELPYGVDRFIKLAMDETKNNTKMQVILHLNYGGRREILDAVNAMIGKEDLGEVTEDIFKSFLYIPDLPYPDLLIRTSGEKRISNFLLWQIAYTELYFTDTLWPDFGEDELDMAIADYNKRKRRFGGLG; encoded by the coding sequence ATGGATGGCAATGGTAGATGGGCTCAAAGGAAAGGATTGCCGAGAATAGCAGGTCATCGAGAGGGAGTTAAAGCTGTTGAGCGCGTTATATCTGCTTGCCTCAAGAGGGATATTGAGTACCTCTCCCTGTATGCCTTTTCCACGGAGAACTGGAAGAGACCTGAGTCAGAAATAAGAGGCTTAATGACGATATTAAGGTTATATTTTCTGGTAAAGCTTAGAAAGCTTAAGTGGGCAGGGGTTAGAATTCGGGTTGCTGGGAGATGGTGGGAGCTTCCTTATGGTGTGGATAGGTTTATCAAGCTTGCCATGGATGAGACCAAGAATAATACCAAAATGCAAGTCATTCTTCATCTCAATTACGGAGGCAGAAGAGAGATATTAGATGCAGTGAATGCCATGATAGGGAAGGAGGATCTGGGGGAGGTTACAGAAGATATATTTAAGAGTTTTCTTTATATCCCTGATCTTCCCTATCCTGATCTTTTGATCAGAACGAGTGGGGAAAAACGGATAAGCAACTTTCTGCTCTGGCAAATAGCCTACACGGAACTTTACTTTACTGATACTCTTTGGCCTGACTTTGGAGAGGATGAGCTTGATATGGCCATAGCTGACTATAATAAACGTAAAAGAAGGTTTGGTGGGCTGGGTTGA
- a CDS encoding YjbQ family protein, which translates to MVNLGGYKGGKESVEGVKKVISLRTSSKEELIDITKEVNKVIVDASFSEGLCFLYVPHTTAAIFVNEGYDPSVGVDVLETLRRLVPQSINYAHLEGNSPAHIKSSIVGVSLVLPVEGGKLSLGRWQSVFFAEFDGPRRREVWVWLR; encoded by the coding sequence ATGGTTAACCTGGGAGGATATAAAGGAGGTAAAGAGAGCGTGGAAGGAGTTAAGAAAGTAATTTCCTTAAGAACTTCTTCTAAGGAGGAATTGATTGACATTACGAAAGAGGTGAATAAGGTTATAGTAGATGCTTCCTTTTCGGAAGGACTGTGCTTTCTTTACGTTCCACACACAACCGCTGCCATCTTTGTTAATGAGGGATATGATCCATCTGTTGGTGTGGACGTACTCGAGACCCTGAGAAGGCTTGTCCCTCAGTCCATAAACTATGCTCATCTGGAAGGCAATAGCCCTGCTCATATAAAATCGTCCATAGTGGGTGTCAGTCTCGTTTTGCCTGTTGAAGGAGGAAAGCTCTCTCTTGGAAGATGGCAGTCTGTCTTCTTTGCCGAGTTTGATGGCCCCAGACGGAGGGAAGTTTGGGTTTGGCTACGTTAG
- a CDS encoding uracil-DNA glycosylase, whose product MEEVKRECLNCRRCSLSQLRTQVVFGEGKIDTDIMFIGEAPGAEEDLQGKPFVGKAGRLLTRILESAGIDRDDVYITNVVKCRPPGNRNPTPLEIATCWPFLEAQIAIIKPRIIVTLGSVPTQAILKTKESITKVRGKWFEWIGGIRVFPMFHPSFLLRNQSRAKGSPRWLTWEDIKEVKRAWKELRK is encoded by the coding sequence ATGGAAGAGGTTAAGAGAGAGTGCTTGAATTGTAGGAGGTGCTCTCTTTCCCAGCTAAGAACACAGGTTGTTTTTGGGGAAGGAAAGATAGATACGGACATAATGTTTATTGGAGAGGCTCCAGGGGCTGAGGAGGATCTACAGGGGAAGCCTTTTGTGGGAAAGGCAGGACGACTTTTAACGAGGATATTAGAATCCGCTGGTATAGATAGAGATGATGTTTACATTACGAATGTTGTAAAGTGTAGACCTCCTGGTAATAGAAATCCTACACCTCTTGAGATAGCTACCTGTTGGCCCTTTTTGGAAGCACAGATAGCTATTATAAAACCCAGGATAATCGTTACCTTAGGGAGCGTGCCAACGCAGGCGATCCTTAAAACCAAGGAGTCGATAACAAAGGTGCGAGGAAAGTGGTTTGAATGGATAGGGGGAATAAGAGTTTTCCCCATGTTTCATCCGAGTTTTCTGTTGAGGAATCAATCCCGGGCTAAGGGAAGTCCTCGATGGTTAACCTGGGAGGATATAAAGGAGGTAAAGAGAGCGTGGAAGGAGTTAAGAAAGTAA
- a CDS encoding Asp23/Gls24 family envelope stress response protein: MEVYAFIGPSGTGKSQRALPVALSYGIRYIIDDGLFIRSGRIIAGVSAKSESSRIRAIRRALFQFEDHRKAVKEKIEEEMPDKILLIATSEAMALKICENLGLPPPVKFIHIRDVASLGEIDQAKKEREKGGKHVIPAPLIEVERGFRGQLVGRIKFFFSGRREEIGEKVVVRPPFSFYGRLSISESVFRRLIRILVKEHSPYVFVRHLSVQFPEEGDLEISLKVDLVYGVSIKPILEGLQVYLKNRLEDMTGILVTRVDIEVVGLQLNVGIERKARAYGRG; the protein is encoded by the coding sequence ATGGAAGTGTATGCTTTTATAGGTCCGAGTGGTACTGGCAAGAGCCAGCGCGCTCTTCCGGTTGCTTTAAGCTACGGGATAAGGTACATAATAGATGATGGTCTGTTTATAAGGAGTGGAAGGATAATAGCAGGAGTTTCTGCAAAAAGCGAAAGTAGCAGAATAAGAGCGATAAGGAGAGCGTTGTTTCAGTTTGAGGATCACCGAAAGGCGGTTAAGGAAAAAATAGAGGAGGAAATGCCGGATAAGATACTCCTTATAGCCACTTCTGAGGCAATGGCTTTAAAGATATGTGAAAATCTTGGATTACCTCCACCGGTGAAGTTTATTCATATAAGGGATGTTGCTTCGCTTGGTGAGATAGATCAGGCAAAAAAGGAGAGGGAAAAGGGAGGAAAGCATGTTATTCCAGCTCCTCTAATAGAGGTAGAAAGGGGTTTTAGAGGACAGCTCGTTGGTAGAATAAAGTTCTTTTTTTCTGGAAGAAGGGAAGAAATAGGAGAAAAGGTAGTAGTAAGGCCTCCATTTAGCTTCTACGGTAGGCTTTCTATCTCGGAAAGCGTTTTTAGGAGATTGATACGCATACTTGTTAAAGAGCATTCACCATATGTTTTCGTTAGGCATTTGAGCGTTCAGTTCCCAGAAGAAGGCGATCTTGAGATCTCGCTTAAAGTTGATTTAGTTTACGGGGTTTCCATAAAGCCCATACTTGAGGGTCTTCAAGTTTACCTTAAAAATAGGTTGGAAGATATGACGGGTATTCTGGTGACCCGCGTTGATATAGAGGTGGTGGGATTACAATTAAATGTTGGGATTGAAAGAAAGGCTCGAGCTTATGGAAGAGGTTAA
- the murA gene encoding UDP-N-acetylglucosamine 1-carboxyvinyltransferase, protein MSKIVIDGGTPLEGALTVQGAKNAALPLMAASLLMSGGERLILKNVPELKDVDTMISILKSLGFLALRNEKTLEISSPYEIGGDVPYDLMRKMRASVLVLGPLLARKGRVVLPMPGGCPIGTRPIDLHLKGLSLMGAEITINHGYIETRADRLKGAKIYLDFPSVGATENLLMAAALAKGTTVIENAAREPEISNLMDLLREMGAGVERDGDSTIVIEGVSELGGANFSVIPDRIVAGTYIIAGIISRGKVRVNSVIPLHLEALLAKLEEAGVSVNQGEDWIEARFIGRLSGVKVTTLPYPGFPTDLQAQMMALLSVADGTSIITETIFDNRFMHVPELQRMGANIKVEGRSAIINGVDSLSGAQVMATDLRAGAALVLAGLSARGRTVVSNAEHIDRGYENFVENLSHLGGNLRRED, encoded by the coding sequence ATGTCCAAGATAGTTATAGATGGAGGAACCCCTTTGGAAGGAGCTCTTACTGTTCAAGGTGCTAAAAATGCAGCTCTTCCGCTGATGGCAGCCTCGCTCCTGATGAGCGGAGGAGAAAGGCTAATTTTAAAGAATGTTCCTGAACTTAAAGATGTAGATACGATGATAAGCATTCTGAAATCATTGGGCTTTTTAGCTTTACGTAATGAAAAAACCTTGGAAATATCAAGCCCGTACGAAATAGGTGGAGATGTACCGTATGATCTAATGAGAAAAATGAGAGCTTCTGTTTTAGTCTTAGGACCCCTCCTTGCAAGAAAAGGAAGAGTTGTTCTCCCTATGCCTGGAGGATGTCCCATAGGGACGCGACCGATAGATCTTCATCTTAAGGGATTATCTTTGATGGGAGCAGAGATAACCATTAATCATGGATATATAGAGACGAGGGCTGATAGATTGAAAGGGGCTAAGATATATCTTGACTTTCCCAGTGTAGGGGCTACGGAGAATCTTTTGATGGCGGCGGCGCTTGCTAAAGGTACCACGGTTATAGAAAACGCTGCACGTGAACCTGAAATTTCAAATCTTATGGATCTTTTGAGGGAAATGGGTGCCGGAGTAGAGAGGGATGGAGATAGTACTATTGTAATTGAAGGCGTAAGCGAGCTTGGGGGAGCTAACTTTTCGGTCATTCCGGATAGGATAGTTGCGGGAACATATATAATAGCCGGTATCATAAGCAGGGGGAAAGTTAGAGTTAATAGTGTAATCCCGCTTCACCTTGAGGCTTTGCTTGCCAAACTTGAGGAAGCAGGGGTGAGTGTGAATCAAGGTGAGGATTGGATAGAGGCTCGTTTTATCGGGAGGCTTTCTGGTGTAAAGGTTACCACATTGCCCTATCCTGGTTTTCCTACCGATTTGCAAGCCCAGATGATGGCGCTTCTCTCTGTAGCTGATGGAACCAGCATAATTACTGAAACCATATTCGATAACAGGTTTATGCACGTTCCTGAGCTCCAAAGAATGGGAGCAAATATAAAGGTAGAAGGAAGGAGCGCTATAATTAATGGAGTAGATAGCTTAAGTGGGGCTCAAGTTATGGCTACGGACTTGCGCGCGGGAGCGGCTTTAGTGCTTGCGGGGCTTTCTGCGCGAGGGAGAACGGTCGTTTCAAACGCAGAGCATATAGATAGAGGCTATGAGAATTTCGTGGAGAATTTATCCCATTTAGGGGGTAATTTAAGGAGAGAAGATTAA
- the wecB gene encoding UDP-N-acetylglucosamine 2-epimerase (non-hydrolyzing), with amino-acid sequence MRNAKVILIFGTRPEAIKMAPVYDALSRRAGFDIKILVTAQHREMLDQVLEIFSIKPDYDLSIMREGQTLTYITNAALSGIVEILEKERPDVVLVHGDTTTTLAGSLASYYLRIPLGHVEAGLRTGDIYSPFPEEVNRRVTDILSTFCFAPTRRSAFNLIKEGISEEKIFITGNTVIDALLKVASLKFEFSGELKRVSAWNGRVILATFHRRESWGKPLMEICSALKIIHDKYDDILIIVPLHLNPKVRETALGVLRGERFLFTDPLPYLPFVHLMKASYLVMSDSGGIQEEAPSLGVPVLVLRDKTERPEAVEAGTVKLVGRNRERIVEEAKLLLENEKAYDKMRKAVNPYGDGKASERIATVLEAHFL; translated from the coding sequence ATGAGGAATGCAAAGGTTATACTGATTTTTGGGACTCGTCCAGAAGCCATAAAGATGGCCCCTGTTTATGATGCTCTGTCGAGAAGAGCGGGATTTGATATTAAAATACTCGTGACTGCTCAACACAGAGAGATGCTTGATCAGGTGCTGGAGATATTCTCAATAAAGCCAGATTATGATCTTTCCATAATGCGAGAGGGACAGACTCTAACTTACATAACCAATGCAGCTCTCTCTGGCATAGTGGAAATTCTGGAAAAGGAGCGTCCTGATGTAGTCTTGGTTCATGGCGATACGACTACCACTCTCGCTGGGAGCTTAGCTTCTTATTACTTGAGGATTCCTTTGGGACATGTTGAGGCAGGTTTAAGGACTGGAGATATATATAGTCCCTTTCCGGAGGAGGTCAACAGAAGAGTAACGGATATTCTTTCAACCTTTTGCTTCGCTCCGACCAGAAGATCTGCCTTTAATTTGATAAAGGAGGGAATATCTGAGGAGAAAATATTTATAACGGGAAATACTGTTATAGATGCTCTCCTCAAAGTTGCCTCACTTAAGTTTGAGTTTTCAGGTGAACTTAAACGAGTTTCTGCATGGAATGGGCGTGTAATTCTTGCGACCTTTCATAGAAGGGAGAGCTGGGGAAAACCATTGATGGAAATATGCTCAGCTCTGAAAATAATTCATGATAAATATGATGACATCCTTATAATCGTTCCCCTTCATTTGAACCCAAAGGTTAGAGAAACAGCTTTAGGAGTTCTTCGAGGGGAAAGATTTCTTTTTACTGATCCCCTTCCTTATTTGCCATTCGTTCATCTTATGAAGGCTTCCTATCTCGTAATGAGTGATTCTGGTGGAATTCAGGAGGAAGCTCCCTCTCTTGGCGTTCCCGTTTTGGTTCTAAGAGATAAAACGGAACGTCCCGAAGCGGTAGAAGCGGGCACCGTAAAGCTTGTTGGAAGGAATAGAGAAAGAATTGTTGAGGAAGCGAAGCTACTCCTTGAAAACGAAAAGGCTTATGATAAAATGAGAAAAGCGGTTAATCCCTATGGGGATGGGAAAGCTTCGGAGAGAATAGCTACTGTTTTGGAAGCGCATTTTCTCTGA
- a CDS encoding undecaprenyl/decaprenyl-phosphate alpha-N-acetylglucosaminyl 1-phosphate transferase — MIEFSEHVKAFILSFLLSFSLGFLLLRLSYRYKLLDLPFGRKKHFSPVALGGGITVFLSMAMCSMACGSNLELLTIASLLVLVGFVDDVFDISPSLKLVFQIVSAAIWIYLKRPLIFGNAFMDSALGIFWIVSVTNAFNFVDGIDGLASGVGAITFLGLAIRGVEEAFPLVGAALGFFLLNYPPARIFLGDAGSYLLGFLSGALTLDLLNGFDFINGTGVFLLVAFPLADLTWAVLRRWAHGKPITVGDDRHIHHLLKGALGDKGALLSLLTIHAFLVGIGVFVL, encoded by the coding sequence GTGATAGAATTTTCGGAACACGTTAAGGCTTTCATCTTATCGTTTTTGCTATCTTTCTCCTTGGGCTTTCTCCTTTTGAGATTATCGTATAGGTATAAGCTTTTAGACTTGCCCTTTGGGAGGAAAAAGCACTTTTCTCCAGTAGCTCTCGGCGGAGGGATCACCGTTTTCCTTTCTATGGCTATGTGTTCAATGGCATGTGGAAGCAATCTTGAGCTGCTCACGATCGCTTCTCTTTTAGTCCTCGTGGGATTTGTAGATGATGTTTTCGATATCTCTCCCTCCCTCAAGCTTGTATTTCAGATCGTATCTGCAGCTATTTGGATTTATCTGAAGCGTCCACTGATCTTTGGAAACGCCTTTATGGATTCAGCTCTTGGTATTTTTTGGATAGTTTCAGTAACAAACGCTTTTAATTTTGTGGATGGAATAGATGGACTTGCTTCTGGGGTTGGAGCTATTACCTTTTTGGGACTTGCTATTAGAGGTGTGGAGGAAGCTTTTCCTCTTGTAGGAGCAGCTTTGGGCTTTTTTCTTCTAAACTATCCGCCGGCGAGGATCTTTCTTGGGGATGCGGGAAGTTATCTTTTGGGTTTTTTATCGGGGGCTCTTACCTTAGATCTTCTTAATGGTTTTGATTTTATAAATGGAACGGGTGTTTTTCTCCTCGTTGCTTTTCCTCTTGCGGATCTCACTTGGGCGGTGTTGAGAAGATGGGCTCATGGAAAGCCCATAACGGTGGGAGATGATCGTCATATTCACCATCTCCTTAAGGGTGCTCTTGGTGATAAGGGAGCTTTACTAAGTCTTCTTACAATTCATGCTTTTCTTGTGGGAATAGGAGTGTTTGTGCTATGA
- the upp gene encoding uracil phosphoribosyltransferase, giving the protein MDRIALGADHAGYELKEDIKAFLREEGYNFEDFGTFDTRPVDYPEIASKVAMLISSGEFSRGILICGTGIGMSIVANKYPGVYAALCHDIFTARASRAHNNANVLALGGRNTGPELAKMIVKEWLQTSFEEGRHLRRFQRIKALEERLSRERRGGNGKLFIIDHPLIQHKLSIIRDKNTGVKEFRELVAEMAGLMLYEATRDIPLVETEVETPIAKAKTSVIAGKKLALVPILRAGLGMVDGVLRLMPAAKVGHIGLYRDPKTLEPVVYYCKLPSDIAERDVIILDPMLATGGSAVEAIRLVKEKGATSIKFLCIIAAPEGVDKVHKAHPDVEILTAALDERLNDHGYIVPGLGDAGDRIFGTR; this is encoded by the coding sequence ATGGATAGAATAGCCTTGGGCGCGGATCACGCAGGTTATGAGCTAAAAGAAGATATAAAAGCTTTCCTTCGTGAGGAGGGATACAACTTTGAAGATTTCGGTACTTTTGATACAAGACCTGTGGATTATCCTGAAATAGCATCCAAGGTGGCTATGCTCATATCCTCGGGAGAGTTTTCCCGAGGCATATTAATATGTGGAACAGGTATAGGTATGTCTATAGTTGCCAATAAATATCCCGGCGTCTATGCAGCCTTATGTCATGACATATTTACCGCCAGGGCCTCAAGAGCGCATAACAACGCTAATGTCCTTGCTTTAGGGGGGAGAAATACCGGGCCAGAGCTTGCCAAGATGATCGTTAAGGAGTGGCTTCAGACATCGTTCGAGGAAGGAAGACATCTTAGAAGATTTCAGCGAATAAAGGCGCTCGAAGAGAGATTAAGCAGGGAAAGAAGAGGCGGGAATGGAAAGCTCTTTATAATCGATCATCCTCTTATACAGCATAAGCTTTCTATAATACGGGATAAGAACACCGGCGTTAAGGAGTTTAGAGAGCTGGTGGCGGAGATGGCGGGGCTCATGTTGTATGAAGCGACGAGGGATATTCCCCTCGTTGAGACAGAGGTAGAGACCCCTATAGCTAAGGCCAAGACGTCTGTGATAGCGGGTAAAAAGCTGGCACTGGTTCCCATACTGAGAGCAGGGTTAGGCATGGTGGATGGTGTTCTGAGGCTTATGCCTGCTGCTAAAGTAGGGCATATAGGCTTATACAGAGATCCAAAGACGCTGGAGCCGGTAGTTTATTATTGCAAGCTTCCGTCGGATATAGCGGAAAGAGATGTTATAATACTCGATCCTATGCTTGCTACGGGAGGATCGGCAGTCGAGGCTATAAGGTTGGTCAAGGAAAAAGGAGCGACTAGCATAAAATTCCTGTGCATTATAGCTGCTCCTGAGGGTGTCGACAAGGTTCATAAAGCACATCCTGATGTGGAGATATTAACCGCTGCCCTTGACGAGAGGCTCAATGATCACGGTTATATAGTCCCAGGACTAGGTGATGCGGGTGATAGAATTTTCGGAACACGTTAA
- a CDS encoding sodium ion-translocating decarboxylase subunit beta codes for MEGLLAKAAAVFQMSGFAGFTWGNLVMIMVGGLLLWFAIAKGFEPLLLVPIGSGCILANLPLSGIMEPGGLFYYLFFGTKHEIYPCLIFLGVGALTDFGPLLANPITFILGAAAQLGVFVALIGAMLMGFTIKEAASIGIIGGADGPTSIYLAVKLAPQILGPIAVAAYSYMSLVPLIQPPVIYLLTTPEERKMVMEQLRPVSKLERILFPILTMIVVGLILPASVPLIGLLMFGNLLRECGVTERLSKTAQNELINIVTIMLGLTVGATMEARSFLTVRTIEIILLGLIAFMASTAGGVLFGKLLKVLTKGKVNPIIGAAGVSAVPMAARVCQRVAQKENPSNFLLMHAMGPNVAGVIGTAVAAGVMLSVLQ; via the coding sequence ATGGAGGGGCTTTTGGCAAAGGCTGCTGCGGTCTTTCAAATGTCGGGATTCGCGGGATTTACATGGGGAAATCTCGTTATGATAATGGTAGGAGGACTGCTTCTATGGTTCGCGATAGCAAAGGGATTCGAGCCGTTGCTTCTCGTTCCTATAGGATCTGGTTGTATTCTCGCTAATCTTCCGCTTTCTGGAATAATGGAACCAGGAGGGTTATTTTATTACCTCTTTTTCGGAACGAAGCACGAGATTTACCCGTGTCTTATTTTCTTAGGAGTAGGAGCTCTTACAGACTTTGGCCCATTGCTTGCTAATCCCATAACGTTTATACTTGGAGCCGCTGCTCAGCTCGGGGTTTTCGTGGCGCTTATAGGTGCAATGCTTATGGGATTTACTATAAAAGAGGCGGCTTCGATAGGCATAATTGGGGGAGCAGATGGCCCCACTTCCATATATCTTGCTGTTAAACTCGCGCCTCAGATATTGGGACCGATAGCAGTTGCCGCTTATTCTTACATGTCACTTGTTCCTTTAATCCAGCCTCCAGTGATATATCTTCTGACCACCCCTGAAGAGAGAAAAATGGTTATGGAACAGCTAAGACCCGTTTCTAAGCTTGAGAGAATACTCTTTCCTATATTAACTATGATAGTTGTTGGTTTAATACTTCCAGCTTCTGTTCCATTGATCGGTTTGCTGATGTTTGGTAATCTTCTTAGGGAGTGTGGGGTTACGGAAAGGCTTTCTAAGACCGCTCAAAATGAGCTCATAAATATAGTTACGATAATGTTAGGCTTGACCGTTGGTGCAACTATGGAAGCACGGTCGTTTTTGACTGTGAGAACTATTGAGATAATCCTGCTTGGTCTAATAGCCTTTATGGCAAGTACGGCGGGGGGTGTGCTTTTCGGAAAGCTCCTTAAGGTTTTAACGAAAGGGAAGGTAAATCCTATTATAGGAGCTGCCGGGGTTTCTGCCGTTCCCATGGCAGCTCGAGTCTGTCAGAGGGTGGCACAGAAGGAAAATCCAAGCAATTTCTTGCTAATGCATGCTATGGGACCTAACGTTGCGGGAGTTATAGGTACCGCTGTTGCAGCAGGTGTCATGCTATCGGTATTGCAGTAA
- a CDS encoding biotin/lipoyl-binding protein: protein MNKRIFRITVNGRVYEVEVEEISATSIGAQAPQITSAPSVSAPSTPSPSISPAPPKKLETAPAPTPSPAPTVEKKPKAPAPEGGTNVSAPMPGKILKVAVKEGESVSKGDLLVVLEAMKMENEIFSPADGVVKQVAVSAGDSVNTGDLLVVIG from the coding sequence ATGAATAAGAGGATTTTTAGAATAACCGTAAATGGTAGAGTTTATGAGGTTGAGGTTGAGGAAATATCTGCGACTTCGATTGGAGCGCAGGCTCCTCAGATTACAAGTGCGCCTTCGGTTTCGGCGCCTTCAACGCCATCTCCATCAATATCACCAGCTCCACCTAAGAAGCTCGAAACCGCGCCTGCTCCCACGCCTTCTCCCGCACCTACAGTTGAAAAGAAGCCTAAGGCTCCTGCACCCGAGGGAGGCACAAATGTTTCAGCTCCCATGCCTGGTAAGATTTTGAAGGTTGCCGTTAAGGAAGGAGAGAGCGTTTCAAAGGGAGATTTGCTCGTGGTATTGGAAGCTATGAAGATGGAGAATGAGATATTTTCTCCTGCAGATGGAGTCGTTAAGCAGGTTGCTGTATCTGCTGGGGACTCGGTTAACACTGGAGATCTTCTCGTGGTAATCGGTTAG
- a CDS encoding OadG family protein — protein sequence MESINTMGGALGLSIVAMSIVFLILGGLALMMVFIKHLAKAIERVPVSPVKEGRVSSPSKVEEVSKPVSKEEEAPTPTFTDFEKDVAAIAAALAVFLGRKTIRIWRIAGPVRTTWKEASRIESIMGGYEGNE from the coding sequence ATGGAGTCCATCAATACTATGGGAGGGGCTTTGGGGCTTTCTATAGTTGCGATGAGCATAGTGTTCTTGATATTAGGGGGGCTCGCCCTCATGATGGTTTTTATAAAACATCTCGCCAAGGCTATCGAGAGGGTGCCGGTGTCTCCCGTAAAGGAGGGAAGAGTTTCCTCTCCTTCTAAGGTTGAAGAGGTTTCAAAGCCCGTTTCTAAGGAGGAAGAAGCTCCTACGCCAACTTTTACTGACTTTGAAAAGGATGTAGCCGCTATAGCGGCTGCTTTAGCTGTCTTTCTTGGCAGAAAAACGATAAGAATTTGGAGAATAGCTGGTCCTGTAAGAACCACATGGAAAGAGGCTAGTAGAATAGAATCCATTATGGGGGGGTATGAGGGCAATGAATAA
- a CDS encoding methylmalonyl-CoA carboxyltransferase, with protein MTERTIEELIAELEAKQTEIKAMGGPKRIEAQKAKGKLTARERINLLLDEGSFVEVDMFVEHRCTEFGMDKVKAPADGVITGYGKINGRLVFVYSQDFTVVGGSLGEMHAKKICKVADMALRMGAPLIGINDSGGARIQEGVDSLSGYGQIFFRNTIASGVIPQIAIIVGPCAGGAVYSPALMDFTFMVKGIGIMHITGPQVIKAVTGEDVSSEELGGAMAHNQKSGVAHFAADTEEECYQMVRKLLSFIPQNNMEDPPYQPSNDDPARVEMELRNIVPVHPNKPYDVRDVIKLVVDNGDFFEVHMYYAPNIVVGFARLDGYPIGIIANQPRHLAGCLDIDCCDKASRFIRFCDAFNIPIVNFVDVPGYLPGTAQEWGGIIRHGAKMLYAYSEATVPKITVILRKAYGGAYLGMCSKDLGADVVLAWPQAEIAVMGAEGAANIIFRKEIKSAPNPEEVRRQKIEEYRKKFANPYVAAKRGFVDRIIKPEETRLALVESLSMALTKREGRPKKKHGIMPV; from the coding sequence ATGACCGAGAGGACGATAGAGGAACTTATTGCGGAACTTGAAGCTAAGCAGACGGAAATCAAGGCTATGGGGGGACCTAAAAGGATAGAAGCTCAAAAGGCAAAAGGAAAGCTCACCGCTCGTGAGAGAATAAACCTTCTTTTGGATGAGGGAAGCTTCGTTGAAGTAGACATGTTTGTGGAGCATAGGTGCACGGAATTTGGGATGGACAAGGTAAAGGCTCCAGCAGATGGGGTTATAACGGGTTATGGAAAGATAAATGGGCGTTTAGTTTTCGTATATTCCCAGGATTTTACGGTAGTTGGAGGATCTCTTGGGGAGATGCATGCTAAGAAAATATGCAAAGTTGCGGATATGGCTCTAAGAATGGGAGCTCCCCTGATTGGTATAAACGATTCCGGTGGAGCCAGAATTCAAGAGGGTGTGGACTCTTTAAGCGGATATGGTCAGATATTTTTCAGAAATACGATCGCTTCTGGTGTTATACCTCAGATAGCAATTATCGTAGGACCTTGTGCGGGAGGAGCTGTTTATTCTCCTGCTTTAATGGATTTTACCTTCATGGTAAAGGGAATAGGGATTATGCATATTACCGGTCCCCAGGTTATAAAAGCGGTTACAGGAGAGGATGTCTCCTCAGAAGAGTTGGGTGGTGCCATGGCTCATAATCAGAAAAGCGGGGTTGCGCACTTTGCTGCCGATACGGAGGAAGAATGCTACCAGATGGTTAGGAAGTTGCTAAGCTTTATTCCTCAGAATAACATGGAAGATCCTCCTTATCAGCCCTCTAATGATGATCCCGCGCGTGTGGAGATGGAACTCAGAAATATTGTTCCCGTTCATCCAAACAAACCGTATGATGTTAGAGATGTTATAAAGCTCGTTGTTGATAATGGCGATTTCTTTGAGGTCCATATGTATTATGCCCCGAATATTGTGGTTGGTTTCGCTCGTTTGGATGGTTATCCTATAGGAATAATAGCGAATCAACCGAGGCATTTGGCAGGGTGTCTTGACATAGATTGCTGTGATAAGGCTTCGAGGTTTATAAGGTTCTGTGACGCATTTAACATTCCAATAGTCAACTTTGTCGATGTTCCCGGGTATCTTCCAGGAACAGCTCAGGAGTGGGGTGGAATAATAAGACATGGTGCCAAGATGTTATACGCTTATTCTGAAGCTACCGTTCCTAAAATTACAGTAATTTTGAGAAAGGCCTACGGTGGAGCCTATCTTGGAATGTGTAGTAAGGATTTAGGGGCAGACGTTGTTTTAGCATGGCCTCAGGCAGAGATAGCGGTTATGGGGGCTGAAGGAGCGGCTAACATAATCTTCAGGAAGGAAATAAAATCTGCGCCTAATCCGGAGGAGGTTAGAAGACAGAAGATAGAGGAGTATCGTAAGAAGTTTGCTAATCCCTATGTTGCTGCTAAGCGTGGATTTGTAGATAGGATCATAAAACCTGAGGAAACAAGGCTCGCTTTGGTTGAGTCCCTATCCATGGCTCTGACGAAGAGAGAAGGAAGACCCAAGAAGAAGCATGGAATCATGCCAGTTTAG